One segment of Glandiceps talaboti chromosome 21, keGlaTala1.1, whole genome shotgun sequence DNA contains the following:
- the LOC144451358 gene encoding uncharacterized protein LOC144451358, whose amino-acid sequence MPTAKHLQLSEFLDVVLHTLGEIEKNLETALEHLPQQNQDVVDIQQILQTTKAKVKDVTFLTTEFVLAEQNTINTADLQLPWERLGSGAFGDVYKVKLKGATVAVKVEKLEEESDERRQKYAAEGRLLRHLSHDNIVAYRGMGVIDRDIETYSIYCGTRFIVMEYIDDNLARYVERQKTAERQGLSATLTWNLSRQIGFALNYLHSQQDPIAHRDLKPDNILVDIASLNMRVKLADFGLACHSYQLDEREKSKDDRWVAPELRDDLSDEEDDDDDEEGEGEEEEEAEVSEEEEGDSEEQEKSAITPKKTIEDYKNADVYSYGQVVAFMLTGCKPWKSVLTADFEDVGVGSDPHRGEIPLSANFIGQLPELVTSCRHGDPCCRPNFDTIVSQYFQDDKNPYESEALKAEFFSCGFLTGTKIFVADSLVTEFTEGYYNNRRRPQGYDSSCLDRCLVMVKDKPYHIKCEDWEADLEETYYENFQKFRSKARRKIIDDNPIGALKRLSTERRGAEETQVIELQFAETTYCHHRAMREIWRSFEEPVQRDIIPCKSDVHPAYSTSFGVQIAILTNEGPGRPQKFVFTKRSKREGMASPGTYTCGAVESTSVKDYTDDDGQTFISLVNTAARGLHEELFVELNGDDRQAITLSTVYLKFDNHEWGICGFVDLADDRIDPERQLSFDQIQSRFTLGPKDKYEHEEIVGVDFEVNPMVDFIRENYQNFASSTKLVVVKVMQSFFGVSRVEHAFKSKTPHSQ is encoded by the exons ATGCCAACTGCTAAGCATTTACAACTCAGTGAGTTTCTTGACGTGGTTTTACACACTTTGGGCGAGATCGAGAAGAACTTAGAAACTGCATTGGAACATTTACCTCAGCAAAACCAAGATGTAGTTGACATACAGCAAATCCTTCAGACAACGAAAGCGAAAGTGAAAGACGTCACCTTTCTTACAACAGAATTCGTACTAG CTGAGCAAAATACAATCAATACAGCAGATCTCCAGTTGCCGTGGGAACGACTTGGTTCTGGTGCCTTCGGTGATGTTTATAAAGTCAAATTAAAGGGTGCCACCGTTGCCGTTAAAGTGGAAAAACTTGAGGAAGAATCTGACGAAAGGAGACAAAAATATGCAGCTGAGGGAAGACTACTAAG ACACTTGAGTCATGACAATATCGTGGCCTATAGAGGTATGGGGGTCATTGACCGGGATATTGAGACATACAGCATATACTGTGGTACTCGATTCATAGTAATGGAGTATATTGATGATAACCTAGCCCGGTATGTAGAAAGACAGAAGACGGCAGAACGTCAAGGTCTTTCAGCTACCTTGACATGGAACCTATCCAGACAAATTGGGTTTGCTTTGAACTATTTACATTCACAACAGGACCCCATAGCTCATCGTGATTTAAAACCGGATAATATCTTA GTCGACATTGCATCATTAAATATGAGAGTCAAACTTGCTGATTTTGGGTTGGCTTGTCATAGTTACCAGTTAGATGAACGAGAGAAAAGCAAAGACGATCGATGGGTGGCGCCAGAACTACGTGATGATTTATCTGACGAGGaggacgatgacgatgacgaggagggggagggggaagaggaggaggaggcgGAGGTTTCCGAGGAGGAAGAAGGAGACTCTGAAGAACAGGAGAAATCTGCAATCACTC CTAAGAAAACAATAGAAGACTACAAAAATGCCGATGTATACTCGTACGGTCAGGTGGTTGCCTTTATGTTAACTGGTTGTAAACCATGGAAAAGTGTTCTAACGGCAGATTTTGAGGATGTAGGTGTTGGAAGTGATCCGCACCGAGGTGAAATACCTCTATCAGCTAATTTCATTGGACAACTGCCTGAACTTGTGACGTCATGTCGCCACGGTGATCCATGTTGCAGACCGAATTTCGACACTATTGTGTCCCAATACTTTCAAG ATGATAAAAATCCTTACGAATCGGAGGCTCTGAAAGCAGAATTTTTCTCATGTGGATTTCTGACTGGTACCAAGATATTTGTGGCAGATTCTTTAGTGACAGAG TTCACCGAAGGTTATTACAACAATAGGCGACGTCCACAAGGATACGACTCTAGCTGCCTAGATCGATGTTTGGTCATGGTTAAGGACAAACCCTACCACATCAAATGTGAAGACTGGGAGGCCGACCTTGAAGAGACATACTATGAAAATTTCCAGAAATTTCGAAGCAAAGCACGACGGAAAATTATTGATGATAATCCAATTGGCGCCCTCAAACGACTGAGTACTGAAAGACGAGGGGCAGAGGAAACCCAGGTTATTGAATTACA GTTTGCAGAAACAACATACTGTCACCATCGTGCTATGCGTGAGATTTGGCGAAGTTTCGAGGAACCAGTACAAAGAGATATTATACCATGTAAGAGCGATGTTCATCCTGCTTACAGTACCTCCTTCGGAGTTCAGATAGCAATACTGACAAACGAAGGTCCAGGAAGACCACAGAAATTTGTATTCACTAAACGTTCAAAGAGAGAGG GAATGGCAAGTCCAGGTACATACACCTGCGGTGCAGTGGAAAGTACATCAGTTAAGGATTACACAGACGACGATGGACAAACATTCATTTCATTAGTAAATACAGCTGCTAGAGGTCTACATGAAGAACTGTTTGTCGAACTCAATGGTGACGACCGCCAAGCAATCACACTTTCTACtgtgtatttgaaatttgacaacCACGAATGGGGGATTTGTGGCTTTGTTGACTTAGCAGACGACAGAATTGATCCAGAACGGCAACTAAGTTTTGACCAGATACAAAGTCGCTTCACACTCGGTCCCAAAGATAAGTATGAACATGAAGAGATAGTAGGAGTAGATTTTGAGGTTAATCCAATGGTGGATTTCATTAGGGAAAACTACCAGAATTTTGCAAGTTCTACCAAACTTGTTGTTGTCAAGGTGATGCAGTCGTTCTTTGGAGTTAGTCGAGTAGAGCATGCATTTAAGTCAAAGACACCTCATTCCCAGTAA